A stretch of DNA from Telopea speciosissima isolate NSW1024214 ecotype Mountain lineage chromosome 5, Tspe_v1, whole genome shotgun sequence:
CGtcagagaacttgaagatgaagatgccaCTGGAtagcatggtactaaatctcatttcgtttcggtgttttggtctgaccgaaatttccaagATACAAAAATTTCAACGAattttcgtcgaaatatggtattttccTGTGGGTGTTAAATGCcaaaaaatgaccgagatttccgaaattttggaaacgagatgaccgaaattatcgaaatttccgaaacgagatgatcgaaatttcaccgaaatttttgaaatattgcattttttcatatcggacttgcgtttcgtttcggacaggtcgagatactcgaaatattcgatatctcgaccgaaatttcgcgagttttagtactatgctgGATAGTAGGTAGGTGAAGACAGCCCCTGCCGCACGCCattgcttttgcagagaggatTTAACGACATGGAAGGGTAGACAGGCGCCAAGGAAGTGCCCCATGAGGCAGCACATTTGGAGAGCTTGTCATCTAGCAGGCCCTTGGGGCAAAAGCCAACCCTGGAGTCGTCGAAGATGGAAGGAGTGACAAAGTGCAGGGAGTGTCTGTCAATGGTGGTTGAGGAGCTGCTGGAGAAGAGGGAGCTCCAGGTGGTGGATGGTGGGTTGCTTTGGGCATGGACAGGGCTAGATGGAGGAGAGGAGGTTATTGCAGGGTTAATGGGTGGTACAAGGGATGAAGCAGAGGGGTAGGCAGCAATGGTAGGGGGTTTCGGAGAGCAAGGGCATGGCTGAAAGGAGGGGGAGAGGTTGTTGCAGGGGAGGTGGATGGTGCAGGGGGTGAAGCAGCAGGGCAGGCAGCAATCAGGGCTGCCAGAGGGGGGTGAGGCATTGCCGGAGAACTCACTCGCCAGAGACCATCTTTCATCCAACAGTCTCTGTAATGGAAAAGTTAGCCAACTCAGATTTGGAAAAGAGAGGTACTACTGATCTTTGGAAGGAGGATCATTTGAGCAGAGCATTCAACGAATACCAGTACATGTATGCGCAGGTTGGTGATCAAACAGTCAATGATGTAGAAGACCTGCTGAATTGTTACAAACAACTTGTTTTCAAGTATGTTTCTCTTTCCAACGGGTTGGGTGTGGTTACTTCATCTTTCCCAGAACCTATTTCTCAAACTGAAACACAAACCCCTGCTGAAACTCAGGAAAGggctatttttgtttttttggtgaataagaaattcattaccaaaagagaagatagaaaCAAGGGGCCCCgaaggggagaaagaaaaataaaagctaACCCCTAGCTTAGCTATCGGCCGGctgaagcaacaaaagaaacatttgaTAGGCCCCAAGAATCAACGAtgagcttgttccttggggagtcaaaACTACTAGAAGGAGGAGCTAgcgataactttgctttaatttcaaaggaaatggaatcccaaatcttctggtaagagcgagagttggaggtccatttcctaatattgcgctccatccaaatgtggttgagagTTGCACAAAAGGCTAATCGGCCAACCGTCTCGCAAATAGAGCTGCCCGCGAAGGTCATGTCAATCCAGATCCATTCCCTTGAGAAAGGGAGGATTCTTCTTCGAGAAGGCCAGCACTTGGAGAGGATGCCTTTCTAGATGGCAGCAGCGGTAGGGCACTCAAAAAAGAGGTGATCCAAGTCTTCAAtattgttccagcagaggcaacAGGCAGGGGAGACTGAGATCTGTCTAGAGCGAAAAAAAGCCTGGATTGGGAGGCATTTGGTGAAGATTCTCCAAGCTGTGAAGCAATGGCGAGGATGTGGAGCTTGAACCAGAGCAGCGTGCGCCAAGGAGCTAAGGAGCCATGCAGACGGATGAGATTCCAGGCAGCCTTGGATGAGAAggagcaagaggagctggtctTCCAAGTAACACAATCACCTCTAAAAGCAGGCCTCCTAGTGATGGATTGGAGCTCATTCCAAATGTGAttgagggagggagagggaggaggggaCCAGCCATCTTGATCAATACTATCAGCCACGAGAGAAAGCCTATGGAGACCCAAAGCATGGATGGTTCTAGGAAAGACCAACTGGAAAAGGATTCCCAAAGGGTGCCAATGGTCCAACCACAAGTAGGTGGAGCGCCCATCACCAATACTAGAGCGAATTGCTTGAAGGGCCAGAGGACGGCTAGCAAGgatcttacgccaaacccaagaggcgTCGGATGTGGCTGaagcagtccagatggagtcctTTCTAAGAAGGCCTGAATATAACCAGTCGACCCAGATACTCTTTTGCTTTGAGGCAACCTTCCAAGTGAGCTTGATGATACCCGCAGCGTTCACATCTTTTATTCTGCGAATGCCAAGGCCACCTTCATTTTTAGGGAGACACACAGCTGCCCAGCTGCCCAGCTGGTAGGGTGCAGGAATCTAGCTGATTCAGagcccttccaaagaaaagaagccaTGAGGGACTCCATGGATTTGATAACAGATTGAGGAAGCCCAAAAATgcctgaccaataaatgtaagacGATTCCAGAACTGATTTGATGAGAACCAATCTGCCAGCgtaggagagaagcttgcccttCCATAACTGAAGCCTCTTCCTAATGAGATCAAGCATAGGGTTGCAGTGATGAGCAGAGAGCCTTGCCAGGATCAAAGGGAGGCCCAAGTATTTGACAGGCAGGCGGCCTTCAAGAAAGCCAGATTTCTCCAAGAAGGCTGATTTGTCAAGCTCAGAAACCCCTGCAAAGAATAATAAAGACTTGGCCGGATTGATGCGGAGGCCAGAGAGCTCGTGGAAGTGCTGAAGACAGAGCAAGATGGAATCAAGGGAGGCTAACGATGCCTTTAAGAAAAACATCAAGTCATCTGCGAAGGCCAAATGAGTAAGCTTGAGAGCTTTGCACTTGGCCATTGGGGAGATAAGCTTCTGCTCAGCGCAAATCTGGATCTCTCTGgagcaaggttcgagaactcgcgagatctcgccgaatttctcggttttgggcaatACCGAGTCGAGTTACTAGTCGGTTCCTAAAAGTGCAATttctcggccgagatctcggtgatatctcgaagcttaaaattaagatattttcaatacaaaaaaaaccaatatctcgccgagatctcggcgagatatcgaGATTTCGGCGATatctcggttgggcccaaaagtgctatttacttgtattcagcccaattttcacccaaaaacccatttccaacataagagagagcaggaacAGAACTCGATAGGttctaaaccaaggggaaaaacacctctccttcaaattttttcttctttctttcgattgttggatggaatgcactgtttggagttagattgaagtgccaaagtgaagattcaagtgctaatttggagcatcatcacctatttgcaagatttcaaaggtgttttctatttcttccccaaatctattttttccaaaaaaaaattttgtaatccatGTTAGATTCATctggttttaatatatgttgaacatctttgcccgatctatcacttcatggagtcggatttttttttcagttaataaattatttattataacttttaaaaaataaatgatttatttgaaaaaagaaaatgaaaaaaataggatgaatagtgattgtttgaaaatgattttgatatatgttaaactacttgggatgctctacagccccatggattaattttttattttcacccattaaaaaaattattttatttttcagatttaataaatatattataaaaattaaaatatatatatataatattaaggaaaaatacttattgcttatggaaaattatgtacaacatatgtacataatattcaacttcaaatggtgtcaaattcatcattacattatatttttcttatactttaaggtataaatagttttaaaaaaaattcaaaatattatttttaattaacaaataaatac
This window harbors:
- the LOC122661804 gene encoding uncharacterized protein LOC122661804 gives rise to the protein MAKCKALKLTHLAFADDLMFFLKASLASLDSILLCLQHFHELSGLRINPAKSLLFFAGVSELDKSAFLEKSGFLEGRLPVKYLGLPLILARLSAHHCNPMLDLIRKRLQLWKGKLLSYAGRLVLIKSVLESSYIYWSGIFGLPQSVIKSMESLMASFLWKGSESARFLHPTSWAAGQLIKDVNAAGIIKLTWKVASKQKSIWVDWLYSGLLRKDSIWTASATSDASWVWRKILASRPLALQAIRSSIGDGRSTYLWLDHWHPLGILFQLVFPRTIHALGLHRLSLVADSIDQDGWSPPPSPSLNHIWNELQSITRRPAFRGDCVTWKTSSSCSFSSKAAWNLIRLHGSLAPWRTLLWFKLHILAIASQLGESSPNASQSRLFFALDRSQSPLPVASAGTILKTWITSFLSALPLLPSRKASSPSAGLLEEESSLSQGNGSGLT